The genomic segment TGTGCGAGACCATGAACTCCCCGGACGGGAACAGGGCACTCATCGTCGTCGACGTGCAGAACGACTTCTGCGAGGGCGGCTCGCTGGCCGTCACCGGCGGGGCCGCGGTGGCCGGGCGGATCAGCGAGTATCTCGGCGTCGCCGACTATGCCGCGATCGTGGCGACCCGCGACTATCACATCGACCCGGGCGCTCATTTCTCCGCGCAGCCGGATTATGTCGACAGCTGGCCGCCGCACTGCCGGGTCGGGACGCCCGGCGCCGACTTCCACCCGGATCTCGACACCGCGCGCGTCGCCGAGGTCTTCTCCAAGGGTGCGTACAGCGCCGCGTACTCGGGCTTCGAGGGCAGTGCCGGCGACGGCTCCGGCCTCGCGGACTGGTTGCGCGCCAACGGGATCGGCGCGGTCGACGTGTGCGGCATCGCCACCGACCACTGTGTCCGGGCAACCGCCCTGGACGCGGCGGCCGAGGGCCTGCGCACCCGGGTCCTGCTGGGTCTCACCGCCGCCGTCACACCGGCCACGGTCGGCCGGGTCCTCGACGAGATGCGTTCCGCCGGAATCGAACTCACCGGCAACCTGGAGTCCTGAGCGACTTGTCGGCGGGTGGCAGTAGTCTGCCTGGGTGCCCGAACTCCCCGCTGTCCCGGCCCTGCTGGCAACCGCCGTCGAGGCGCTCGGCGGTAAGGCGCGCACAGGTCAGCAGACCATGGCGGCGGCGGTCGCGCACTCCATCGACACCAAGGAACACCTCGCGGTGCAGGCCGGTACCGGCACCGGCAAGTCGCTGGCCTATCTGGTGCCGAGCCTGCGGCACGCGGTGCACACCGGCCGCACGGTGGTGGTCTCCACCGCGACCATCGCGCTGCAGCGGCAGCTGGTGGACCGGGACCTGCCGCGGCTGTCGGAGGCCCTGGCGAAGGTGCTGGGCCGCACGCCGAAGTACGCGATCCTCAAGGGCCGCAACAACTATCTGTGCCTGAACAAGATCAACAGTGTCATCCCGGACGACTCGGGCGAGGCCGAACTGTTCGACGCGTTCGCCATCTCCAAACTCGGCCGCGAGGTGCAGCGGCTCAACGAATGGGCCTCCGACACCGAGACCGGCGACCGGGACGAGCTGGTCCCCGGCGTCACCGATCGGGCGTGGCGGCAGGTCAGCGTGTCGTCGCGGGAATGTCTGGGCAAGGGCCGCTGTCCGTTCGGGGTGGACTGTTTCGCCGAGAAGGCCCGCGCCGAATCGGGCCAGGCCGATGTGGTGGTCACCAACCACGCGCTGCTGGCGATCGACGCGATCAGCGGCGTGCAGGTCCTGCCCGAGCACGATGTGGTGGTCGTCGACGAGGCGCACGAACTGGTCGACCGGGTCACCGGCGTGGCCACCGCGGAACTGTCGACGGCCGCGATCAGCGCCGCCGCCCGCCGCTGCACGAAGCTGATCGACGAGCAGGAGGTCGACCGGCTGGAGGCGGCGGCCGAGTCCTGGCACCAACTCCTCGAGGAGCTGCCGCCGGGCCGCTGGGACCGGCTGCCGGAGGGCGCCGCACCGGTGCTGGCGATGATCCGCGACGCCGCCTGGAACTGCCGCACCGCGCTGGGCCCACAGACCGGCGGTGCCGCCGCGGCCGATCCCGAGGGCGCCGCGGCCCGCAATCTCGCGCTGTCCGGTATCGAGGAGGTGCACGACGC from the Nocardia sp. BMG111209 genome contains:
- a CDS encoding nicotinamidase, producing MNSPDGNRALIVVDVQNDFCEGGSLAVTGGAAVAGRISEYLGVADYAAIVATRDYHIDPGAHFSAQPDYVDSWPPHCRVGTPGADFHPDLDTARVAEVFSKGAYSAAYSGFEGSAGDGSGLADWLRANGIGAVDVCGIATDHCVRATALDAAAEGLRTRVLLGLTAAVTPATVGRVLDEMRSAGIELTGNLES
- a CDS encoding ATP-dependent DNA helicase; its protein translation is MPELPAVPALLATAVEALGGKARTGQQTMAAAVAHSIDTKEHLAVQAGTGTGKSLAYLVPSLRHAVHTGRTVVVSTATIALQRQLVDRDLPRLSEALAKVLGRTPKYAILKGRNNYLCLNKINSVIPDDSGEAELFDAFAISKLGREVQRLNEWASDTETGDRDELVPGVTDRAWRQVSVSSRECLGKGRCPFGVDCFAEKARAESGQADVVVTNHALLAIDAISGVQVLPEHDVVVVDEAHELVDRVTGVATAELSTAAISAAARRCTKLIDEQEVDRLEAAAESWHQLLEELPPGRWDRLPEGAAPVLAMIRDAAWNCRTALGPQTGGAAAADPEGAAARNLALSGIEEVHDAAVRVLTTFDDDDPAARRDVVWLAAEEVRGIARRSLHMAPLSVGGLLRSRLFGTSTVILASATLQIGGSFDALAVTWGLPPQSAHTVDPALANGAEAPSDTGSVRWNALDVGSPFDHAKSGILYVAKHLPIPGRDGLPPAYLDEIQRLVTAAGGRTLGLFSSMRAAKAATEALRGRLDTPVLCQGEDATGVLVRRFAEDPATSLFGTLSLWQGVDVPGPSLSLVILDRIPFPRPDDPLLVARQKAVESRGGNGFLAIAANHAALLLAQGTGRLLRSVDDRGVVAILDPRLVTARYGPYLRASLPPYWETSDPEVVAKALQRLTAAAV